The window ATTGGAAATGCAGGAAGTTTTTTCAAGAATCCTACGATTCCTCTGGCTCAGTTTGAAGCGTTGAAACAAAAATTTGAAAATATCCAGGGGTATCCCAGCGGAGATAGGGTCAAAGTTCCCGCAGGATGGCTGATTGAGCAATGCGGATGGAAAGGAAAGCAGATTGGCAATGCAGCTTCCCATGCATTACAGTCACTGGTCATTATCAATGCCACAGGAAATGCTACCGGAAAAGAAATTTTCGATTTTTCTACGCAGATCATTACCTCTGTAAAAGAAAAATTTGGGATAGAACTGGAAAGAGAAGTGAATATTGTCTAAAAATATTATTCGTAAAACAACAAAAGGGATATTTTGCTATATCCCTTTTGTTGTTATATTTCATTATTCAACGAAACTAATTTTTATTAACGGTAAATACATTTTTTTTGCCCGTGTTTGTAATAGAGTGGATCAAATAGCTCCCTTTTTCTATTTTACTTAAGTCTATTGTTGAGTTTTTCCCCCTAAAAGCATTATCTTCAAGAACCTTCCTTCCAAAAAAAGAATATACTTCTACAGAAACAATTTCTTCCGGCGATTGTATATTGACTAAACCAGTTGTAGGATTGGGAAAGTATTTTATCTCAACATCCGTTTGCCCTTCCTTATCTGTTTTGCTGTCATTCGCTATTTCAGCCGTCCTATTCTGACTGCCTCCTGAGTTAACTGAAAGACCTAGACGGATATATTCATTATAGTATCGCTTTCCCATTTCCCGCAATCCGTTTGAATCAAAATGAATATCATCAAAGTAATCGTTGGGTTTTGAAATAACAAAAGGAATGGTAGGATCTGCAAAACCTGTATTAACAACTCTTGAGGGGGTATTTTTAATAATTGTATTGGTCTCTACCCTGCTTGGCGAGGCATTTGCCCAAAAGGGAACCAATCCGCCAAGAATGAATTTAAGTCCCTCAGGATCAGCCTGTTTAATATCATTTCTCATATCGGCAATCAACTTATCCAGGGCTTGTTGATATCCATTTGTAGGGCCCGCATTATATTCACCCTGATGCCATAGAATGGCTACTACCTTACTTCCGGGAATATTGTCCAATACATAATTGGTCCTGCTGATCGCATCATTATAAAGAGTAGTTCCCTTTACCCAAGATTCAATGGCCGTTCCTGCATAACCACAGGGAATAATAAGAACTTTCCTGTTAGAATGAGCCAACATGTTTTCGGCGTACAGATTGGCAAATGTAATGACAAAACTATTCCGGTCAGCGGCTCTTGTCCAGAAGTCCAATGAGGGGGTTGCCTTATCAATTCTGTAGTCTTTTCCATCATATCTTTTTAAAGCATATACTTTGGAATTCACGATATCCTTTTCTGGTTCCAGCGGATATCCGTAATGGGTATTGGATTGCCCGGCAACCAGGATTACATCATATCCCTCACAGCTTTGCGCATAGGTGCGGGAGAATATAATCAGGA of the Chryseobacterium aureum genome contains:
- a CDS encoding sialate O-acetylesterase codes for the protein MRKSYVFFFFFLIIFSRTYAQSCEGYDVILVAGQSNTHYGYPLEPEKDIVNSKVYALKRYDGKDYRIDKATPSLDFWTRAADRNSFVITFANLYAENMLAHSNRKVLIIPCGYAGTAIESWVKGTTLYNDAISRTNYVLDNIPGSKVVAILWHQGEYNAGPTNGYQQALDKLIADMRNDIKQADPEGLKFILGGLVPFWANASPSRVETNTIIKNTPSRVVNTGFADPTIPFVISKPNDYFDDIHFDSNGLREMGKRYYNEYIRLGLSVNSGGSQNRTAEIANDSKTDKEGQTDVEIKYFPNPTTGLVNIQSPEEIVSVEVYSFFGRKVLEDNAFRGKNSTIDLSKIEKGSYLIHSITNTGKKNVFTVNKN